A segment of the Agrobacterium tumefaciens genome:
TTCAGGCGGGCTATACCATCGGTGATCGTGTATTGCGCCCCGCCATGGTTGGCGTTGCAAAAGGTGGTCCGAAGCTGGAAGCTGTTGCGACTGCTGAGCCGGGCACAGGCTCGCTCAATGAAAAAGATGCCTGAGACAACAAGTCTCCGGAAGAATAAAAAAACGCGCCTCGGGGCGCGTTTTTTTTGTGTGAATGTCTTCCCGAACGTTAGCCGCTCTCACAAAGGCTCGCGCCGTCAGGCAGCGGTTGCCTGCTCCTGATTGAGAAATGCATAGATCGCCGTGTCGGAATCTGTTGCACGCAGCTTGGCCACAAGCTCCGGGTCACGCAGCGCACGCGCAATGCGCGACAGCGCCTTCAGATGGTCGGCGCCGGCCCCTTCGGGGGCAAGAAGAAGAAACACCAGATCGACAGGCTGATCATCCAGCGCTTCGAAATCGACCGGCGTCTCAAGGCGCGCAAAGACGCCGGTGATCGCGTTGATGCTGCTGAGTTTGCCATGCGGAATAGCGATGCCATGCCCCACACCGGTCGAGCCGAGCCGCTCGCGCTGGAGG
Coding sequences within it:
- the ptsN gene encoding PTS IIA-like nitrogen regulatory protein PtsN, whose amino-acid sequence is MALADLLQQDAIIPALKVNSKKQLLQELAAKAARITGVSEREVFDVILQRERLGSTGVGHGIAIPHGKLSSINAITGVFARLETPVDFEALDDQPVDLVFLLLAPEGAGADHLKALSRIARALRDPELVAKLRATDSDTAIYAFLNQEQATAA